Proteins encoded within one genomic window of Gemmatimonadota bacterium:
- a CDS encoding PD-(D/E)XK nuclease domain-containing protein translates to FRNRSFKAYWFETGTPTFLVETLLSRGIGTLDLDNILGSDELLSTFDVDHIATEALLFQTGYLTIIQTEPRGSRTYYRLSYPNQEVRQSLNESLLNHLTGSPAQQAEHSARLYDLLLVNDFAGLKNLFKAFFASIPYQWHTNNDIANYEGYYASVFYSYFASVGFDIVVEDSGSDGRLDMAVRFNDTVYLFELKVVELAPEGSAMAQLQAKGYADKYRGLDQPIHLIGVEFSKDTRNITAFEVISA, encoded by the coding sequence TGTTCCGAAACCGCAGCTTTAAAGCCTACTGGTTTGAGACCGGCACGCCGACATTCTTAGTCGAGACGCTACTATCGCGCGGGATTGGTACACTGGATCTGGACAACATATTGGGCAGTGACGAACTGTTATCTACATTTGACGTTGACCACATCGCCACCGAAGCTCTGCTGTTCCAGACCGGGTATCTCACGATTATCCAAACCGAACCGCGCGGTAGCAGAACCTACTACCGCCTGAGCTACCCAAACCAGGAAGTGCGCCAGAGCCTGAACGAAAGTTTGCTCAACCATTTGACGGGAAGCCCCGCGCAACAGGCCGAGCACAGTGCCCGTCTATACGACCTGCTGCTGGTCAATGACTTCGCTGGCCTAAAAAACCTGTTCAAGGCGTTCTTCGCCAGCATCCCCTATCAGTGGCACACAAACAATGACATAGCGAACTACGAAGGCTACTACGCCAGCGTCTTCTACTCCTACTTCGCATCGGTGGGATTCGACATCGTTGTGGAAGACAGTGGCAGCGATGGGCGTCTGGACATGGCGGTTCGTTTCAACGACACTGTGTATCTGTTCGAGCTCAAGGTTGTGGAATTGGCACCGGAAGGGTCTGCAATGGCGCAATTGCAGGCAAAGGGATACGCGGACAAATACCGGGGTTTGGACCAGCCGATCCATCTGATCGGGGTAGAGTTCAGTAAGGATACCCGCAATATAACGGCCTTTGAGGTCATATCTGCATGA